The Paenibacillus swuensis genome contains the following window.
ATAAATTTGCGGAATTGGTATGCAGTAACTCCTTCAGAGCTAACGGGATAGCCAACGCTGTAGGATTGTTAAAAGAAGAGATGCGATTGTTTGATTCTCTGATATTGGGGAGCGCGGATCGTAACAGCGTTCCCGCGGGAGGAGCGCTGGCCGTTGACCGGGATGGCTTCTCCGGCGAAGTGACGGATACGTTGCACAATCACCCCCTTATCGATGTGAGAAAGGAAGAAATCACGGAAATTCCTGAAGGAATTGTAGTAATTGCGACGGGTCCATTGACTTCTCCAGCTTTATCTGAAAAAATCCAAGCCTTGTTAGGCCAGGAATATTTCTATTTCTATGATGCGGCTGCACCGATTATTGAGAAGGATTCAATTGATATGAGTAAGGTTTACCTCGCTTCGCGTTACGATAAAGGTGAAGCCGCCTACTTGAATTGTCCGATGACGGAAGAAGAATTTAATGTTTTTCATGAGGCTCTGACAACAGCGGAGGCTGCGCCTCTTAAGGATTTTGAGAAAGAGGTTTACTTTGAGGGTTGTATGCCGATTGAAATAATGGCGCAGCGCGGCATTCAAACCGTTCTGTTCGGTCCGATGAAGCCGGTTGGTTTGGTGAATCCGCATACGGGTACATTACCGCATGCGGTTGTTCAGTTACGACAAGATAATACCGCAGGTACACTGTACAATATGGTTGGCTTCCAAACCCATCTGAAGTGGGGAGAACAGAAGCGTGTATTCTCGCTGATTCCGGGTCTGGAAAACGCTGAAATTGTGCGTTATGGGGTAATGCATCGAAATACGTTCATCAATTCGCCCAAGCTGCTTAAACCGACGTATCAATTTAAAGAGCGACCTAACTTGTTCTTTGCGGGTCAGATGACCGGTGTTGAAGGTTACGTGGAGTCTGCTGCATCAGGTTTGCTAGCCGGTATGAACGCAGGTAGAATTGCATTGGGGAAAGATCCCGTTGTCCCACCCAATGAAACTGCTTTAGGCAGTATGGCTCATTACATTACCACAGCGGACTTTAAGCATTTTCAGCCGATGAATGCCAATTTCGGTCTTTTGCCTCCGCTAGAGAAACGGATCCGCAATAAGAAAGAAAAGAATGAGAAAATCGCAGAGAGGGCACTTTCCTCGATTCGAGAGTTTTCCTTAAATTTAAATTGATATCTATGATTTGAGATTTGAGCAGCGTGTTACGATTACTATACTTTTCCGGCACACAAACATGAAAGCGGGTGTAACCTTTGCTGGATGAATTTTTAACGGATGGTTATCTTCGTTACTTAACAGCCGAGAAGAACGCATCGGAACACACGTTAAACCATTATGCCAAAGATCTGGAGCAATTCACGGCTTTTTTGCAGGCAAGACAAATTCCTTCCTTTGCTGAAGTGTCCTATCTGCA
Protein-coding sequences here:
- the trmFO gene encoding FADH(2)-oxidizing methylenetetrahydrofolate--tRNA-(uracil(54)-C(5))-methyltransferase TrmFO, with the translated sequence MVETPKVTVIGAGLAGSEAAWQIAKQGVAVTLYEMRPVRQTPAHHTDKFAELVCSNSFRANGIANAVGLLKEEMRLFDSLILGSADRNSVPAGGALAVDRDGFSGEVTDTLHNHPLIDVRKEEITEIPEGIVVIATGPLTSPALSEKIQALLGQEYFYFYDAAAPIIEKDSIDMSKVYLASRYDKGEAAYLNCPMTEEEFNVFHEALTTAEAAPLKDFEKEVYFEGCMPIEIMAQRGIQTVLFGPMKPVGLVNPHTGTLPHAVVQLRQDNTAGTLYNMVGFQTHLKWGEQKRVFSLIPGLENAEIVRYGVMHRNTFINSPKLLKPTYQFKERPNLFFAGQMTGVEGYVESAASGLLAGMNAGRIALGKDPVVPPNETALGSMAHYITTADFKHFQPMNANFGLLPPLEKRIRNKKEKNEKIAERALSSIREFSLNLN